Proteins from a single region of Acidianus ambivalens:
- a CDS encoding putative integrase: MGYRVFSVRQYKIRQRGKKYYVYSIEKDKEGNVRERYIGPLDKIVEITLGF, translated from the coding sequence ATGGGTTATAGGGTTTTCTCAGTCAGGCAATATAAGATTCGTCAAAGAGGGAAGAAGTATTATGTTTACTCCATAGAGAAGGATAAAGAAGGTAACGTAAGAGAGCGTTACATTGGCCCATTAGATAAGATAGTGGAAATAACATTGGGGTTTTAG
- the amrB gene encoding AmmeMemoRadiSam system protein B, producing the protein MKRLPAVAGAFYEADPQELKDRIVWSFTHPVGPGKLPTVPKEKGKRDNLFFIVPHAGYIYSGPVAAHSYYYLASEGKPDLVIILGPNHTGYGSYVSLWNKGCWETPLGDVKIDEEMAMELVKYSEVIDIDEQAHLYEHSVEVQIPFLQFFFDSEIKIIPIVILYQTPEIAEYIAEGIYRLMQKHPEKDIVVLASSDMNHYDPYDITYKKDEMAIEKIEQLDYKGLYDVVENKDVTMCGYAPVMVAMILAKKFNKKPYILKHATSGDTSGDKSSVVGYLAARFGS; encoded by the coding sequence ATGAAAAGATTACCTGCAGTAGCCGGTGCATTTTATGAGGCAGATCCTCAGGAATTAAAGGATCGAATTGTTTGGTCATTTACTCATCCTGTAGGTCCTGGTAAATTACCTACAGTCCCAAAAGAAAAAGGTAAGAGAGATAACTTATTTTTTATTGTTCCTCATGCCGGTTACATTTATAGCGGTCCCGTAGCAGCCCATTCTTATTATTATTTAGCTTCTGAAGGCAAGCCGGATCTTGTAATAATTCTAGGTCCTAATCACACAGGCTACGGATCTTATGTTTCCTTATGGAATAAAGGTTGTTGGGAGACTCCTTTAGGCGACGTAAAGATAGATGAAGAGATGGCAATGGAGCTTGTTAAGTATAGTGAAGTTATCGATATAGATGAGCAAGCACATTTATATGAACATTCTGTTGAAGTTCAAATACCTTTCTTACAGTTTTTCTTTGATTCAGAAATAAAAATAATTCCAATAGTTATACTTTATCAAACTCCCGAGATAGCAGAATATATAGCTGAAGGAATATATAGATTAATGCAAAAACATCCTGAAAAAGATATAGTAGTCCTAGCTAGTAGTGACATGAATCATTACGATCCTTACGATATTACGTATAAAAAAGATGAGATGGCGATAGAGAAAATAGAACAACTAGATTATAAAGGTCTTTACGATGTTGTAGAGAATAAAGATGTAACAATGTGTGGTTACGCACCAGTAATGGTTGCAATGATATTAGCAAAGAAATTTAATAAGAAGCCATATATTCTAAAGCATGCTACTTCTGGAGATACATCGGGAGACAAGTCTTCAGTAGTGGGATATCTTGCAGCAAGATTTGGAAGTTAA
- the rpsB gene encoding 30S ribosomal protein S2, protein MSEEENKGTELSEAEKAELQKSEKGAVIELLAPLENYLSAGVHIGTHTCTKYMEKFIYRVRPEGLYVLDVRKIDERLRIAAKFLSRFTPSGILAVASRPYAFTPVQKFAEVVGGRAITGRLVPGTLTNAYLDRFIEPEVLLVSDPRTDTQAIKEAADMGIPVVAFADTDAKIEYVDLVIPANNKGRKSLALLYWLLARQILRERKQIPMDADIPVKVEEFEVKLVQ, encoded by the coding sequence ATGTCAGAAGAAGAAAATAAGGGAACTGAGTTATCTGAGGCAGAAAAGGCTGAATTACAAAAATCAGAGAAAGGAGCAGTAATAGAATTATTAGCTCCATTAGAGAACTATCTTTCCGCAGGCGTCCATATAGGTACACATACATGTACTAAATACATGGAGAAATTCATTTACAGAGTAAGGCCCGAAGGTCTTTACGTACTTGATGTTAGAAAAATAGATGAAAGATTGAGAATTGCTGCAAAATTCCTTTCAAGATTTACGCCTAGTGGAATCCTAGCTGTTGCGTCAAGACCTTACGCATTTACTCCGGTTCAAAAGTTTGCAGAAGTAGTAGGAGGTAGGGCAATAACCGGAAGATTGGTTCCGGGTACTTTAACTAACGCATACCTCGACAGATTTATAGAGCCAGAAGTATTACTCGTGTCTGATCCAAGAACTGATACTCAAGCAATAAAAGAGGCCGCAGATATGGGAATTCCCGTGGTAGCTTTTGCTGATACTGATGCTAAAATAGAGTATGTTGATTTAGTAATACCTGCAAATAATAAGGGGAGGAAATCTTTAGCTTTACTTTATTGGCTACTAGCTAGGCAAATACTTAGGGAGAGAAAGCAGATACCTATGGATGCCGATATACCAGTGAAGGTTGAGGAATTTGAGGTGAAGCTTGTTCAATGA
- a CDS encoding 30S ribosomal protein S9: MSEQQANKIIITSARRKMARAQCQLTEGKGRVFVNGVPIELIPIEMIRLKIMEPLLLAGESLASKIDARIYTFGGGIMGQADAARMALARALVKFSGSKELEELYKQYDRTMLAGDPRETESEKWMRYSARRWRQKAYR, translated from the coding sequence ATGTCAGAGCAACAGGCCAATAAAATTATAATAACCTCAGCTAGAAGAAAGATGGCAAGAGCACAATGTCAACTTACTGAAGGAAAGGGTAGAGTATTTGTAAACGGAGTGCCAATAGAACTTATACCAATCGAAATGATAAGATTAAAAATTATGGAACCTTTATTACTTGCAGGCGAGTCATTAGCCTCAAAAATAGATGCGAGAATATACACATTCGGTGGGGGAATAATGGGCCAAGCAGATGCTGCAAGAATGGCGTTAGCTAGGGCATTAGTTAAGTTTAGCGGCAGTAAAGAATTGGAGGAACTATATAAGCAATATGATAGGACAATGCTAGCAGGAGATCCAAGAGAAACAGAGTCAGAAAAATGGATGAGATATAGTGCTAGAAGATGGAGGCAGAAGGCTTATAGGTGA
- a CDS encoding MraY family glycosyltransferase, producing MVLPICALIAFIITFLTTRWVIHIAKERKIVGKDVNKPNKPEVPSLGGIAIVAGFVSGTFVLLIQDPNYERIISSILLSSLLIAFLGLMDDFLNLRQSIRAFTPIFAAVPLAVFSVGHSAISIPFLGVINLGIFYYVIVIPAALTISSNAFNMLEGLNGLGTGMGIIMSASLAYIGLTRSGNTFVAGEMALILLASLLAFLYYNKYPAKVFIGNIGTYFVGSVIGSIGIAGYMYTALAVLYLPYVAEFILKARTRFKGVSFGKVNEDGTLYWNDMPNSLTHVVMKMGRFKEYQVVAILWIIEGIFAILAIYLQTTVIVI from the coding sequence ATAGTGTTACCTATTTGTGCTCTTATAGCCTTTATTATAACATTTCTTACTACTAGATGGGTAATTCATATAGCAAAAGAGAGAAAAATTGTAGGAAAAGACGTAAATAAGCCCAATAAGCCTGAAGTACCTTCACTCGGCGGAATAGCCATAGTAGCAGGTTTTGTTTCTGGAACTTTTGTACTTTTAATACAGGATCCAAATTATGAGAGAATAATATCGTCAATTTTACTCTCCTCGTTATTAATAGCCTTTCTTGGACTCATGGACGATTTTTTGAATCTTAGGCAGTCAATTAGGGCATTCACTCCAATCTTTGCTGCAGTACCATTAGCGGTTTTTAGCGTAGGGCATTCAGCAATATCCATACCTTTTTTAGGTGTTATAAATTTAGGAATCTTCTATTACGTGATTGTAATACCAGCTGCACTAACAATTTCTTCTAATGCCTTCAATATGCTTGAAGGGCTTAATGGATTAGGAACTGGAATGGGCATAATAATGTCAGCTAGCTTAGCTTACATTGGTTTAACAAGGTCTGGGAACACATTTGTTGCAGGAGAAATGGCCTTGATCTTGTTAGCTTCTCTTTTAGCCTTCCTTTATTATAATAAATATCCCGCTAAAGTTTTCATAGGAAACATAGGGACATACTTTGTTGGTTCAGTAATAGGTTCTATTGGAATAGCTGGTTATATGTATACTGCTTTGGCTGTATTATATTTACCTTACGTTGCGGAATTTATATTAAAGGCAAGAACAAGGTTTAAGGGAGTATCATTTGGCAAAGTTAACGAAGATGGGACATTATATTGGAATGATATGCCAAATTCTTTAACTCATGTAGTTATGAAGATGGGAAGATTTAAGGAATATCAAGTGGTGGCTATACTTTGGATTATTGAAGGTATATTTGCAATACTTGCAATCTATTTACAAACTACGGTAATAGTTATATGA
- the gds gene encoding geranylgeranyl diphosphate synthase: protein MELDKYFDEIIKNVNEEIEKYIKGEPKELYDASIYLLKAGGKRLRPLITVASSDLFSGDRKRAYKAAAAVEILHNFTLIHDDIMDEDTLRRGMPTVHVKWGVPMAILAGDLLHAKAFEVLSEALEGLDSRRFYMGLSEFSKSVIIIAEGQAMDMEFENRQDVTEEEYLEMIKKKTAQLFSCSAFLGGLVSNAEDKDLELLKEFGLNLGIAFQIIDDILGLTADEKELGKPVYSDIREGKKTILVIKALSLASEAERKIIIEGLGSKDQGKITKAAEVVKSLSLNYAYEVAEKYYQKSMKALSAIGGNDIAGKALKYLAEFTIKRRK from the coding sequence ATGGAACTAGATAAGTATTTCGACGAGATAATTAAAAATGTAAATGAAGAGATAGAAAAATACATAAAAGGTGAGCCAAAGGAGCTTTATGATGCTTCAATTTACCTTTTAAAAGCTGGAGGCAAAAGGCTTAGGCCACTTATAACAGTTGCGTCCTCAGACTTATTCTCTGGAGATAGAAAAAGAGCGTATAAAGCCGCGGCCGCTGTAGAGATCTTACATAATTTTACTTTAATACACGACGATATAATGGACGAAGACACCCTTAGGAGAGGAATGCCAACTGTGCATGTAAAGTGGGGAGTGCCCATGGCAATTCTTGCCGGTGATTTACTTCACGCAAAAGCTTTTGAAGTGCTATCAGAGGCTTTAGAAGGATTAGATTCAAGGAGATTTTATATGGGTTTATCAGAATTTTCTAAGTCAGTAATAATAATTGCAGAAGGCCAAGCAATGGATATGGAGTTTGAAAATAGGCAGGATGTTACAGAAGAAGAGTACCTGGAAATGATAAAAAAGAAAACAGCACAACTATTTTCTTGCTCTGCATTTTTAGGAGGTCTAGTTTCTAACGCTGAAGATAAAGACCTTGAGTTGCTTAAAGAATTTGGACTAAATTTGGGCATCGCTTTTCAAATAATTGATGATATTCTAGGTTTAACCGCAGATGAGAAAGAACTTGGCAAACCTGTATATAGCGATATCAGAGAAGGCAAGAAGACTATTCTTGTAATAAAGGCATTAAGTTTAGCGTCGGAAGCAGAAAGAAAAATTATAATTGAAGGACTTGGATCTAAGGATCAAGGAAAAATAACTAAGGCAGCTGAAGTAGTAAAATCTCTTTCATTAAATTACGCATATGAAGTTGCAGAAAAATATTATCAAAAATCCATGAAGGCTCTATCAGCTATAGGCGGTAATGATATAGCTGGAAAGGCTTTAAAATACCTTGCGGAGTTTACAATAAAAAGGCGAAAATAG
- the coaBC gene encoding bifunctional phosphopantothenoylcysteine decarboxylase/phosphopantothenate--cysteine ligase CoaBC: MNLFMTHPSKRIIGEISDELKGKKVLLGVSASVSLYKSLDLARDLMRRGAEIKVMMTPSASKLISPEMFTWATGNKTVVKIGGKLEHVQLAEEFDVMIIAPSTMNIVTKLAYGITDNNLVLTAINFLQLNKKVILVPAMHLQMWNSPQLQSAIEILRKNNNVEIIEPKLVNNLAHYPDIEYLTSRITSYILREKDLKGLKIVVTAGPTREYMDPVRFITNPSSGTMGVSIANEAYFRGADVILVHGPISSHLHPYSPTIEVETTEDMLKNVVNLVEKEKFNIVILAGAPADYKFKVIRGEKIDSHTEVPKVELEKTPKISEYIRGKAFVVGFSAETVNNDDELIEKAKIKKERHGFNMIVANNVKRKDIGFSSEYNEVIVITNSEIIKIPKSYKTIIARKLLDIVREEFIKSKV, translated from the coding sequence TTGAACCTATTTATGACTCATCCATCGAAGAGAATAATAGGCGAAATTAGCGATGAACTAAAAGGTAAAAAGGTACTATTAGGAGTATCAGCCAGTGTTTCCTTATACAAGTCCCTTGACCTTGCTAGAGATCTAATGAGAAGAGGAGCAGAAATAAAGGTAATGATGACTCCATCAGCATCTAAACTAATCTCCCCAGAAATGTTTACCTGGGCTACTGGAAATAAAACAGTTGTAAAAATAGGAGGGAAATTAGAACATGTACAGTTAGCTGAGGAATTCGACGTAATGATAATTGCACCTTCAACCATGAACATTGTAACAAAGTTAGCTTACGGTATTACAGATAATAATTTAGTTCTAACCGCAATAAATTTTCTTCAATTAAATAAAAAGGTAATACTAGTTCCTGCAATGCATTTACAAATGTGGAACTCGCCCCAACTCCAGAGCGCTATAGAAATCTTAAGGAAAAATAATAATGTGGAAATTATAGAGCCTAAATTAGTAAATAATCTAGCCCATTACCCAGACATTGAATATCTAACCTCAAGGATTACCTCTTATATCTTAAGAGAGAAGGATCTTAAAGGTTTAAAAATTGTAGTTACAGCAGGACCTACTAGAGAATACATGGATCCAGTAAGGTTTATAACAAATCCAAGTAGTGGAACTATGGGCGTATCAATAGCTAACGAAGCTTACTTCAGAGGAGCAGATGTGATTTTAGTTCATGGCCCAATTAGCTCTCATTTACATCCTTATTCTCCGACTATCGAGGTCGAGACTACAGAAGATATGCTAAAAAATGTTGTAAACCTCGTTGAAAAAGAAAAGTTTAATATAGTAATATTAGCTGGAGCTCCTGCAGACTATAAGTTTAAGGTAATAAGAGGAGAAAAAATTGATAGCCACACTGAAGTGCCCAAAGTAGAGTTAGAAAAAACACCTAAAATTTCAGAATATATTAGGGGAAAGGCTTTCGTAGTAGGATTCTCTGCGGAAACTGTAAATAATGATGACGAACTCATAGAAAAAGCTAAAATAAAGAAGGAAAGGCATGGATTTAACATGATAGTTGCAAATAACGTAAAAAGAAAGGATATAGGTTTTTCATCTGAATATAATGAGGTAATTGTTATTACTAATAGTGAAATTATAAAGATACCTAAAAGTTATAAAACAATTATAGCTAGAAAATTGCTAGATATCGTAAGAGAAGAGTTTATAAAATCTAAAGTATAA
- a CDS encoding triphosphoribosyl-dephospho-CoA synthase codes for MEDILDQLCSEVAYILSSSSIIEASVFKPGNASRIQDIKSVKYEDILLSANLANAYYRKACIRGYNSSRPLYDLLYLTIKESKKMEVNYSILGTQLLLLPISYSSLLADNVDNLRRKLSELIISLDVEDTKWFFEALKQVELSYLGKIDVMDYRETTNKTMYEVLVFSSNMDTIARNMIRNYEYSYIAYKIIKDSESLEKGIQKAFIEILSEQPDGLIYRKYGGKIALLISHLAREVKGDFTEKKLLDFNNFLVKNNYNPGSTADIIASGVALYLLDKWYEKTRNDYPLPLPRGCSRIYK; via the coding sequence TTGGAGGATATATTAGACCAATTATGTAGTGAAGTAGCATATATCCTATCGTCTTCATCTATTATAGAAGCTTCAGTATTTAAGCCAGGTAACGCTTCGAGGATACAAGATATTAAAAGCGTAAAGTATGAGGATATTCTACTTTCAGCAAATCTTGCTAATGCCTATTATAGAAAGGCCTGTATTAGAGGATATAATTCTTCTAGACCGTTATACGACCTGCTTTACCTTACTATAAAAGAAAGTAAGAAGATGGAGGTAAATTATTCAATTCTAGGTACACAGCTACTATTACTTCCTATCTCTTATTCATCACTCCTAGCTGATAATGTGGATAATTTAAGGAGAAAACTTAGCGAACTCATAATTTCTTTGGATGTTGAAGACACCAAATGGTTTTTTGAAGCTCTAAAACAAGTAGAATTGAGTTATTTAGGTAAAATTGACGTCATGGATTATAGGGAAACAACAAATAAAACCATGTATGAGGTTTTAGTATTTTCATCGAATATGGATACTATAGCTAGAAATATGATAAGAAACTATGAGTATTCCTATATTGCATATAAAATAATAAAAGACAGCGAAAGTCTTGAAAAAGGAATACAGAAAGCTTTCATAGAAATTTTATCAGAGCAACCGGATGGATTAATATACCGAAAGTATGGCGGAAAGATTGCTTTGCTTATTTCTCACTTGGCAAGAGAAGTGAAGGGAGATTTTACTGAGAAAAAACTTTTGGATTTCAATAATTTTCTAGTTAAGAATAATTATAATCCAGGATCTACGGCAGATATTATAGCCTCTGGTGTTGCATTATATTTACTTGATAAGTGGTATGAAAAAACTCGCAATGATTACCCGCTTCCCTTGCCAAGAGGATGCAGTAGAATATATAAATAA
- a CDS encoding isopentenyl phosphate kinase, which translates to MGLKLGFAYRIIKLGGSLITNKNIPYSFNEEIVRRIAREVKMFYPLIIIHGGGSFGHYEASKGDKIKTVIAMQELNLKIMKIFYDEGINVFPLPGRFFSIDIVKRYLQERLVPVIYGDITESGKIISGDDIAILLGKEFNSRVFFATDVDGVFINGRVAKEVNSPFIDDLSSSSFDVTGGMKAKIQKILENCIEALIFNGRIEGNIYKALEGKDIGTLVRCKNDNK; encoded by the coding sequence ATGGGACTTAAATTGGGCTTCGCTTATAGAATTATTAAATTAGGAGGAAGCTTAATAACAAATAAGAATATACCTTATTCTTTTAATGAAGAAATAGTTAGGAGAATTGCACGTGAAGTTAAGATGTTTTATCCATTAATTATTATACATGGAGGAGGAAGTTTTGGTCATTATGAAGCCTCTAAGGGTGACAAGATAAAAACTGTTATTGCAATGCAAGAATTAAACCTTAAAATAATGAAAATCTTTTATGATGAAGGAATTAACGTATTTCCTTTACCAGGCAGATTCTTTTCCATAGATATTGTTAAAAGATATTTACAAGAAAGGCTAGTTCCAGTTATTTATGGTGATATCACTGAATCAGGAAAAATAATTTCTGGAGATGATATAGCGATCTTGCTAGGTAAAGAGTTTAACTCTAGGGTATTTTTTGCTACAGATGTAGATGGAGTATTTATCAATGGAAGGGTTGCTAAGGAAGTTAATTCTCCTTTTATAGACGATCTATCTTCTTCAAGCTTTGATGTTACTGGTGGTATGAAAGCTAAAATCCAGAAAATTTTAGAAAACTGTATAGAAGCCTTAATATTCAACGGCAGGATCGAAGGCAACATATATAAGGCATTAGAAGGAAAGGATATAGGAACTCTTGTAAGGTGTAAAAATGATAACAAATAG
- a CDS encoding DNA-directed RNA polymerase subunit N yields MIIPVRCFTCGSLIADKWEPFITRVNAGEDPQKVLDDLGVRRYCCRRMLLSHVDIIKEVVNYTRPI; encoded by the coding sequence ATGATAATTCCCGTCAGATGCTTTACTTGCGGATCTTTGATAGCAGACAAATGGGAGCCCTTTATAACTAGAGTAAATGCCGGAGAAGATCCGCAAAAAGTATTAGATGACCTAGGTGTTAGAAGATATTGTTGTAGGAGAATGTTATTAAGTCATGTAGATATTATAAAAGAGGTAGTTAATTATACTAGACCAATTTAA
- the fni gene encoding type 2 isopentenyl-diphosphate Delta-isomerase, translated as MITNRKLEHVEICLYEDVEGYIPTLLDDVVLIHQAMPCLSFNEINTNVKFLNKEISAPLMVTGMTGGNEALGKINATIAEVIEELRLAMGVGSQRIAIERADARESFKIVRKKAPTSPIIANIGAPQLAKGYGLKELKEAVSMIEADAIAVHLNPAQELFQPEGEPEYPSDILIKLRDISKELGVPIIIKETGTGISMETATKFKEIGIKYFDVSGQGGTSWIAVEMVRDKRKNNWKKESAELFAGWGIPTAASIIETRFAVPDAFIIGSGGIRNGLQIAKAIALGADIAGMASPVLKKAVEGKESLVSFFNKVIFELKAAMMLTGAKNVEELKRVPVVIWKELREWMESRGISLSTYEKLRKRE; from the coding sequence ATGATAACAAATAGAAAGTTGGAGCACGTTGAAATTTGTCTTTATGAAGACGTTGAAGGTTACATACCAACATTACTTGATGATGTAGTTTTAATACACCAAGCAATGCCTTGTCTTTCATTTAATGAAATAAATACTAACGTTAAATTTCTTAACAAAGAAATCTCTGCACCACTAATGGTAACTGGAATGACTGGAGGAAATGAAGCCTTAGGGAAAATTAATGCAACAATAGCAGAGGTTATTGAAGAATTAAGATTAGCAATGGGAGTTGGAAGTCAGAGGATTGCAATAGAACGAGCAGATGCCAGAGAGAGCTTTAAAATTGTGAGAAAAAAAGCTCCTACATCACCTATAATAGCTAACATTGGAGCTCCTCAGTTAGCTAAGGGTTATGGATTAAAAGAACTAAAGGAAGCAGTAAGTATGATCGAGGCAGACGCTATAGCAGTGCATCTAAATCCTGCTCAAGAATTATTTCAGCCGGAAGGAGAGCCAGAATATCCAAGTGATATTTTAATAAAACTTAGGGATATTTCAAAAGAATTGGGAGTGCCAATAATAATAAAGGAAACAGGAACAGGAATTTCAATGGAAACTGCAACAAAATTTAAGGAAATTGGAATAAAATACTTTGACGTTTCCGGGCAGGGAGGAACTAGTTGGATTGCCGTAGAAATGGTAAGAGATAAGAGGAAGAATAATTGGAAAAAGGAAAGTGCAGAGCTTTTTGCCGGATGGGGAATCCCTACCGCTGCCTCAATAATTGAAACAAGGTTTGCAGTTCCTGATGCATTTATAATAGGTAGCGGTGGGATAAGAAATGGGCTTCAAATTGCTAAAGCTATAGCTTTAGGAGCAGATATTGCTGGAATGGCAAGTCCAGTTCTAAAGAAAGCCGTAGAAGGAAAGGAGTCCCTAGTTTCCTTCTTTAATAAGGTAATTTTTGAACTCAAAGCGGCGATGATGCTAACGGGAGCTAAAAACGTGGAAGAACTTAAGAGGGTTCCAGTAGTTATTTGGAAGGAATTAAGAGAATGGATGGAAAGTAGAGGGATAAGTTTATCTACATATGAGAAATTAAGAAAAAGAGAATAA
- the rimI gene encoding ribosomal protein S18-alanine N-acetyltransferase, which yields MEQATSNKSTNSFLIRNVRMDDIDDIIMINRLSLPENYPYYFFVDHIKDYGKAFYVAEVNGDVVGYIMPRIELGFSNLKNLPSLVKKGHVVSIAVLEAYRNRGIGTALLKASMKSMKEDYGAEEVYLEVRVSNYPAISVYEKLGFMKIKVLKHYYADGEDAYLMATYLT from the coding sequence ATGGAGCAAGCAACAAGCAATAAATCTACAAACTCATTTCTTATTAGAAATGTTAGAATGGATGATATAGACGATATAATAATGATTAATAGATTATCCTTGCCTGAAAATTATCCTTATTACTTTTTTGTTGATCATATTAAAGATTACGGAAAGGCGTTTTATGTGGCAGAAGTTAACGGTGACGTTGTAGGATATATAATGCCTAGAATAGAGTTGGGCTTCAGTAATTTGAAGAATTTGCCTTCATTAGTTAAGAAAGGCCACGTAGTTTCTATAGCAGTTTTGGAGGCTTATAGAAATAGGGGAATAGGTACTGCTCTTCTTAAAGCTTCGATGAAAAGTATGAAAGAAGATTATGGTGCTGAAGAAGTTTACTTAGAAGTTAGGGTAAGCAATTATCCAGCTATTTCAGTTTATGAAAAACTTGGGTTCATGAAAATCAAGGTATTAAAACATTATTACGCTGACGGAGAAGACGCGTACTTAATGGCTACTTATCTTACTTAA
- a CDS encoding 50S ribosomal protein L13: MSEVVIVNAENQILGRMATNVVKLLKEGKKVVIVNAEKAVISGPKSRVIAGYKLYFSLRTLFNPEKQGVRRSRSPINIVKRTIRGMLPKTPKGRQMLKSVKVYIGVPQQYNGKNFISFPDADVKRLKGKYITVGELAKEMGWKVYVRATGQ; this comes from the coding sequence ATGAGTGAAGTTGTAATTGTTAATGCAGAAAATCAGATTCTAGGTAGAATGGCAACTAATGTAGTAAAACTACTCAAAGAAGGTAAGAAAGTTGTAATTGTTAATGCAGAAAAAGCTGTAATAAGTGGTCCTAAAAGTAGAGTAATTGCTGGTTATAAGTTATACTTCTCACTTAGAACCCTATTTAACCCGGAAAAGCAAGGAGTTAGAAGGTCCAGAAGCCCAATTAACATAGTAAAAAGGACAATAAGAGGTATGTTGCCCAAAACTCCAAAAGGCAGGCAAATGCTAAAAAGTGTTAAGGTTTACATAGGTGTTCCGCAGCAATATAATGGTAAGAACTTCATAAGCTTTCCTGATGCAGACGTAAAAAGACTTAAAGGTAAGTATATTACTGTAGGAGAATTAGCTAAAGAAATGGGGTGGAAAGTTTATGTCAGAGCAACAGGCCAATAA